A region from the Kribbella shirazensis genome encodes:
- a CDS encoding Scr1 family TA system antitoxin-like transcriptional regulator produces MSTTPNSATRKAQEALGLRLRELRKDAGLTGRELAAATGWHFTRVSKLEHGVQAPSNEDIRLWCEACSAEEQTADLIAQARTVESMYMEFKRQTRAGMKQMMLTPVPLDERTERFLIYEHHVIPGFFQTAGYIRAMLKFWFGFLEVRNDIDEAVAARIDRQSVLYDGSKTFGVVLEEAALYTRFGDAETLAGQLDRLLSVMSLPNVALGIVPRSVERAVVGQVSFWVFDDKLVSLETPTASIEITAPQEVTMYGRMFDQLRQPAVYGKTARALVIKAQNELVDGN; encoded by the coding sequence GTGAGTACAACCCCGAATAGCGCCACCCGAAAGGCGCAGGAAGCGTTGGGCCTGCGTCTTCGGGAGCTGCGCAAGGATGCCGGGCTGACTGGTCGCGAGCTCGCTGCCGCGACCGGTTGGCATTTCACGCGTGTCTCGAAGCTGGAGCACGGGGTACAGGCACCCTCAAACGAGGACATTCGCCTGTGGTGCGAGGCGTGCTCCGCGGAGGAGCAGACTGCGGACCTGATCGCCCAGGCTCGCACAGTCGAGTCGATGTACATGGAGTTCAAGCGGCAGACCCGCGCGGGTATGAAGCAGATGATGCTCACGCCGGTGCCTCTGGACGAGCGAACCGAGCGCTTCCTGATCTACGAGCACCACGTCATCCCCGGGTTCTTCCAAACGGCCGGCTATATACGGGCGATGCTCAAGTTCTGGTTCGGGTTTCTTGAGGTACGCAACGACATCGACGAGGCAGTGGCTGCTCGTATCGACCGCCAATCGGTGCTCTATGACGGCAGCAAGACCTTCGGGGTGGTCCTTGAGGAGGCCGCTCTGTACACGCGCTTCGGGGATGCGGAGACGTTGGCCGGTCAACTGGACCGCCTGCTGTCGGTGATGAGTTTGCCGAACGTTGCGCTTGGCATCGTTCCGCGCAGTGTAGAGCGGGCCGTGGTGGGGCAAGTGAGCTTCTGGGTCTTCGATGACAAGCTGGTGAGCCTGGAAACACCAACGGCGAGTATCGAGATCACCGCACCGCAAGAGGTAACCATGTACGGGCGGATGTTCGACCAACTACGGCAGCCTGCGGTCTATGGGAAGACCGCACGCGCTCTCGTCATCAAGGCGCAAAACGAACTAGTCGACGGCAACTAA
- a CDS encoding DUF6879 family protein has product MEEITEEAFDELLTGFKRSSVHLETRDAYGTEVELPHMAKWKRGEADDFEWLQEWCTTLGEHVAAGRTVRRAKIVSEPLSEYQRWVYTVFTPIAAAGEDIRWVPRRSVSELCIPGNDYYLLDDERVVFLHYAGSGLNTAFTTTTDPSVVEMCREAFDSVWSLAIPHSEYNPE; this is encoded by the coding sequence GTGGAGGAGATCACCGAGGAAGCCTTCGACGAACTCCTGACGGGGTTCAAGCGCAGTTCGGTGCACCTGGAGACCCGCGATGCGTACGGCACTGAGGTTGAACTGCCGCATATGGCGAAGTGGAAGCGCGGTGAGGCGGACGACTTCGAGTGGCTGCAGGAGTGGTGTACGACGCTTGGTGAGCATGTTGCCGCAGGCCGAACGGTGCGACGGGCAAAGATCGTCTCGGAACCGCTCAGCGAATACCAGCGGTGGGTCTACACCGTGTTCACGCCCATCGCCGCAGCCGGTGAGGACATCCGCTGGGTGCCACGACGATCGGTCTCGGAGCTGTGCATACCCGGCAATGACTACTACCTGCTCGATGACGAGAGAGTGGTGTTTCTGCACTACGCCGGGTCCGGCCTGAACACGGCGTTCACGACCACAACTGACCCGTCCGTCGTGGAGATGTGCCGCGAGGCATTCGACAGTGTGTGGTCGTTGGCGATACCGCACAGTGAGTACAACCCCGAATAG
- a CDS encoding alkylmercury lyase family protein, with protein sequence MRLAPDGQIAIAYPFSAVPTRNGVRIAGPPGEGVDVFAMCAIDALGISAMLGRDTVIETVDVVSGRPITITTSDGRTSWELATAVAFVGAEECGGPSADCCCDYLNVFADDGAAQAWADAHPNVPGQILSQQEAEELAVRLFGHLLSAS encoded by the coding sequence ATCCGCCTGGCGCCGGATGGGCAGATCGCGATCGCGTACCCGTTCTCCGCCGTACCCACGCGGAACGGTGTCCGCATCGCCGGACCACCCGGCGAGGGAGTGGATGTGTTCGCGATGTGCGCGATCGATGCGCTGGGCATCTCGGCGATGCTCGGCCGAGACACCGTCATCGAAACGGTGGATGTCGTCAGCGGCCGGCCGATCACCATCACCACCAGCGACGGTCGGACTAGCTGGGAACTCGCAACCGCAGTGGCGTTCGTCGGCGCTGAAGAATGCGGCGGACCGTCGGCTGACTGCTGCTGTGACTACCTCAACGTGTTCGCCGACGACGGCGCCGCCCAGGCTTGGGCGGACGCGCACCCGAATGTGCCCGGGCAGATCCTCAGCCAGCAGGAGGCCGAAGAGCTTGCAGTTCGTCTGTTCGGCCACTTGCTCTCCGCCAGCTGA